CATTGGAGAACTACTATGACATAAACAATGAGAAAGACTTTGAGAAACTATTTGGCGACTTATATATAGGGAAGAACCCAACAAAGCTAAAGAACAGTTATATGATACTCAAACTGAATTTTTCAGGTCTAAACACAGAAAACAAAGACCAACTAAAAGAGTCCTTTTTGTTAAGTGTGAAAAATTCAATAAATGCTTTATTAGGTAGATACGAGGGTATATTAGAAAATACGGAAGAAATAAGGGAGAAAATTGACCAAATAACTGATATAAATGCAGTTATAATGACGCTAATAAATGAAGTAAAGAAAGTAGGTAAAAAGGTATACCTAATAATAGACGAATATGACCATTTTGCCAATGACATAATAGCGATGGGTGAGAGTGAATTTTACAGAGAGATAGTGAGGGCATCAGGATTTGTAAGAGACTTTTATGAGACATTGAAGATAGGGACAGAGAGTGTAATAGACAGGATATTCATAACAGGGATATCCCCAATAATGCTGGATGACTTAACGAGTGGGTTTAACATAGCATTAAATGTCACAATGGATTTAAGCTTAAATGAGATGCTGGGATTTACAGAAGAAGAAGTGGTGAAGATACTAGAAGAAGTAGGGATAGAGGAAAAAGAAAGAGAAAAATCATTAGAAGAATTAAAAGAATTATACGATGGTTATTTATTTAGCGCAGAAGCGGAGAAGAGGATATACAATCCCGACATGGTATTGTATTATCTTGACAGCATAGTAAGATACAAAAAACCGCCTAGAAATTTATTAGACGACAATGTAAAGACAGACTATGGTAGGCTAAACAGGCTTACGATGAATGAAGAGAACAAGGCATTATTAGAGAGGATCATAAAAGAAGAAGGGATAGTAGCGGAGATAGTAACAAAATTTTCATTTGACAGAATGTACGACGAAGAATACTTTGTATCACTGCTATTCTATATGGGATTACTCACGATAGAGAGGCAAGAAAAAACGAGATTATTTTTAAAAATACCCAATTACGTAATCAAGACAATAATGTGGGAATATATAGAAACGAATTTAAAGAAAGAATACAAAATTAATCTTAACCTAAATGAGTTAAGGAAGACCATAGAAGAGATGGCGTATGAAGGGAGAATAAAACCGTATATAGAGTATATAAGCCAGAACGTGCTAAAGGTGCTTTCGAACAGGGACATAATAAAATTTGATGAAAAATATATCAAAGTGATATTAATTACGTATCTTGTAAACAGTAAAGCCTATAGGCCAATAAGTGAGAGGGAGACAGAAGGAGGGTATATAGACATATACTTGGAGAGGGACATAAGGATACCAGATATAAAATACGAGTGGTTGATAGAGCTAAAGTATGTAAAGAAGAGTGAGAAAGACAAAGTAGACAAGATAAAAGAAGAAGGAATAAAGCAGCTTAAGAGGTATAGAGAAAGCAGAGGGCTAAAAGAGAGAAAAGATGTAAAGCAGGCGCTAATCATATTCATAGGCAAGGACGAATACCAAGTAATTGAAGTGTAAAAAAGAAAAGAAAGAGGTGGTAAACATGAAGAAAATACCCTATGGTATGTCCAATTTCAGAGCGATGAGAGAAGAAGGGTACCTGTATGTAGACAAAACGATGTATATAGAGAAGATAGAGAACTTAAATAGCAAATACCTGTTTTTCATAAGGCCGAGGAGGTTTGGGAAAAGTCTCTTTCTTTCCACATTAGAGAACTACTATGACATAAACAATGAGAAAGACTTTGAGAAACTATTTGGCGACTTATATATAGGGAAGAAGCCAACAAAGCTAAAGAACAGTTATATGATACTCAAACTGAATTTTTCGGGATTAGATACAGGCAATAGAGACAGGTTAGAAATATCATTCAAACAAAATCTAATTGATTCAATAAATGGCTTTTTAAATGACTATCAAAGTATATTTAAAGATATAGAGGAAATAAAACAACATATAAAAGAGAAACCAGATATAAAATCGATAGTAAATCAGCTAATAAATGAAGTAAAGAAAGTAGGTAAAAAAATATACCTAATAATAGACGAATATGACCATTTTGCCAATGACATAATAGCGATGGGTGAGAGTGAATTTTACAGAGAGATAGTGAGGGCATCAGGATTTGTAAGAGACTTTTATGAGACATTGAAGATAGGGACAGAGAGTGTAATAGACAGGATATTCATAACAGGGATATCCCCGATAATGCTGGATGACTTAACAAGTGGATTTAACATAGCATTAAATGTCACAATGGATTTAAGCTTAAATGAGATGCTGGGATTTACAGAAGAAGAAGTGGTGAAGATACTAGAAGAAGTAAGGATAGAGGAAAAAGAGAATT
This genomic window from Thermoanaerobacter uzonensis DSM 18761 contains:
- a CDS encoding ATP-binding protein — translated: MKKIPYGMSNFRAMREEGYLYVDKTMYIEKIENLNSKYLFFIRPRRFGKSLFLSTLENYYDINNEKDFEKLFGDLYIGKNPTKLKNSYMILKLNFSGLNTENKDQLKESFLLSVKNSINALLGRYEGILENTEEIREKIDQITDINAVIMTLINEVKKVGKKVYLIIDEYDHFANDIIAMGESEFYREIVRASGFVRDFYETLKIGTESVIDRIFITGISPIMLDDLTSGFNIALNVTMDLSLNEMLGFTEEEVVKILEEVGIEEKEREKSLEELKELYDGYLFSAEAEKRIYNPDMVLYYLDSIVRYKKPPRNLLDDNVKTDYGRLNRLTMNEENKALLERIIKEEGIVAEIVTKFSFDRMYDEEYFVSLLFYMGLLTIERQEKTRLFLKIPNYVIKTIMWEYIETNLKKEYKINLNLNELRKTIEEMAYEGRIKPYIEYISQNVLKVLSNRDIIKFDEKYIKVILITYLVNSKAYRPISERETEGGYIDIYLERDIRIPDIKYEWLIELKYVKKSEKDKVDKIKEEGIKQLKRYRESRGLKERKDVKQALIIFIGKDEYQVIEV